The following proteins are co-located in the Solanum pennellii chromosome 8, SPENNV200 genome:
- the LOC107028837 gene encoding bifunctional protein FolD 1, mitochondrial-like isoform X1 — protein MIPVRMMRKMVWERSMNKLSRGLSSSQIRKPRSPSLVSLDLIDEWSSTFTRSHSHPIQKSTANNDTARIIDGRSAAEEIKSSIAIEVSRMKESIGKVPGLAVILVGQRRDSLAYVRNKIMACHEVGFRFSIAELPESCTEDAVCDALSNYNKDASIHGILVQLPLPQKSLEQHFDEGKILNVLSLEKDVDGFHPLNIGNLAIQGREPLFIPCTAKGCIELLLSSDVEIVGKRAVVIGRSNIVGLPTFLLLQCGQCLQRHHATVSIVHAYSENPEIITREADILVAAAGVPNLVRGSWLKPGAVVLDVGINPIEDPESEHGYRLIGDVCFEEAVRIASAVTPVPGGVGPMTVAMLLLNTLEAAKRALCFT, from the exons ATGATCCCTGTGAGAATGATGAGAAAAATGGTGTGGGAGAGAAGCATGAATAAATTATCAAGAGGTCTGAGTTCGTCTCAGATTCGAAAGCCAAGGTCTCCATCTCTTGTTTCACTTGACCTCATCGATGAGTGGTCTTCCACTTTCACTCGTTCTCACTCTCATCCAATCCAAAAATCCA CAGCCAACAATGATACTGCTAGAATAATTGATGGGAGGTCTGCTGCCGAGGAAATTAAATCAAGCATAGCTATAGAAGTTAGCAGGATGAAGGAGTCAATAGGAAAGGTCCCTGGTTTGGCTGTAATATTGGTTGGCCAAAGGCGAGATTCTCTTGCCTATGTCCGCAACAAAATAATGGCTTGCCATGAGGTTGGGTTCAGATTTTCAATTGCTGAACTCCCTGAGAGCTGTACAGAAGACGCTGTCTGTGATGCATTGTCAAATTATAACAAGGATGCATCAATCCACGGTATTCTTGTGCAGCTTCCTTTGCCACAG AAGTCATTGGAACAGCATTTTGATGAGGGAAAGATTTTAAATGTACTAAGCTTAGAAAAAGATGTGGATGGATTTCATCCATTAAACATTGGGAACTTGGCCATTCAGGGTAGAGAGCCATTGTTCATCCCGTGCACTGCTAAAGGCTGCATCGAGTTACTGCTAAGTTCTGATGTTGAAATCGTTGGGAAGAGAGCTGTAGTGATTGGGAGGAGCAACATCGTTGGATTACCtacttttttgttgttgcaG TGTGGACAATGTTTGCAGAGGCACCATGCAACAGTAAGCATTGTTCATGCATATTCAGAGAATCCAGAAATTATTACTCGTGAAGCTGATATACTTGTGGCAGCTGCTGGAGTACCTAATTTAGTCCGTGGTAGCTGGTTAAAGCCCGGAGCAGTTGTACTTGACGTAGGAATAAACCCAATTGAG GACCCTGAGAGCGAACATGGTTACCGTTTGATTGGTGATGTTTGCTTTGAAGAAGCAGTCAGGATCGCTTCTGCTGTAACCCCAGTGCCTGGAGGTGTAGGTCCCATGACAGTTGCAATGCTTCTTCTGAACACCCTTGAAGCCGCCAAACGCGCACTTTGTTTTACTTGA
- the LOC107028837 gene encoding bifunctional protein FolD 1, mitochondrial-like isoform X2 translates to MIPVRMMRKMVWERSMNKLSRGLSSSQIRKPRSPSLVSLDLIDEWSSTFTRSHSHPIQKSTNNDTARIIDGRSAAEEIKSSIAIEVSRMKESIGKVPGLAVILVGQRRDSLAYVRNKIMACHEVGFRFSIAELPESCTEDAVCDALSNYNKDASIHGILVQLPLPQKSLEQHFDEGKILNVLSLEKDVDGFHPLNIGNLAIQGREPLFIPCTAKGCIELLLSSDVEIVGKRAVVIGRSNIVGLPTFLLLQCGQCLQRHHATVSIVHAYSENPEIITREADILVAAAGVPNLVRGSWLKPGAVVLDVGINPIEDPESEHGYRLIGDVCFEEAVRIASAVTPVPGGVGPMTVAMLLLNTLEAAKRALCFT, encoded by the exons ATGATCCCTGTGAGAATGATGAGAAAAATGGTGTGGGAGAGAAGCATGAATAAATTATCAAGAGGTCTGAGTTCGTCTCAGATTCGAAAGCCAAGGTCTCCATCTCTTGTTTCACTTGACCTCATCGATGAGTGGTCTTCCACTTTCACTCGTTCTCACTCTCATCCAATCCAAAAATCCA CCAACAATGATACTGCTAGAATAATTGATGGGAGGTCTGCTGCCGAGGAAATTAAATCAAGCATAGCTATAGAAGTTAGCAGGATGAAGGAGTCAATAGGAAAGGTCCCTGGTTTGGCTGTAATATTGGTTGGCCAAAGGCGAGATTCTCTTGCCTATGTCCGCAACAAAATAATGGCTTGCCATGAGGTTGGGTTCAGATTTTCAATTGCTGAACTCCCTGAGAGCTGTACAGAAGACGCTGTCTGTGATGCATTGTCAAATTATAACAAGGATGCATCAATCCACGGTATTCTTGTGCAGCTTCCTTTGCCACAG AAGTCATTGGAACAGCATTTTGATGAGGGAAAGATTTTAAATGTACTAAGCTTAGAAAAAGATGTGGATGGATTTCATCCATTAAACATTGGGAACTTGGCCATTCAGGGTAGAGAGCCATTGTTCATCCCGTGCACTGCTAAAGGCTGCATCGAGTTACTGCTAAGTTCTGATGTTGAAATCGTTGGGAAGAGAGCTGTAGTGATTGGGAGGAGCAACATCGTTGGATTACCtacttttttgttgttgcaG TGTGGACAATGTTTGCAGAGGCACCATGCAACAGTAAGCATTGTTCATGCATATTCAGAGAATCCAGAAATTATTACTCGTGAAGCTGATATACTTGTGGCAGCTGCTGGAGTACCTAATTTAGTCCGTGGTAGCTGGTTAAAGCCCGGAGCAGTTGTACTTGACGTAGGAATAAACCCAATTGAG GACCCTGAGAGCGAACATGGTTACCGTTTGATTGGTGATGTTTGCTTTGAAGAAGCAGTCAGGATCGCTTCTGCTGTAACCCCAGTGCCTGGAGGTGTAGGTCCCATGACAGTTGCAATGCTTCTTCTGAACACCCTTGAAGCCGCCAAACGCGCACTTTGTTTTACTTGA
- the LOC107028837 gene encoding bifunctional protein FolD 1, mitochondrial-like isoform X10: MIPVRMMRKMVWERSMNKLSRGLSSSQIRKPRSPSLVSLDLIDEWSSTFTRSHSHPIQKSTANNDTARIIDGRSAAEEIKSSIAIEVSRMKESIGKVPGLAVILVGQRRDSLAYVRNKIMACHEVGFRFSIAELPESCTEDAVCDALSNYNKDASIHGILVQLPLPQGREPLFIPCTAKGCIELLLSSDVEIVGKRAVVIGRSNIVGLPTFLLLQCGQCLQRHHATVSIVHAYSENPEIITREADILVAAAGVPNLVRGSWLKPGAVVLDVGINPIEDPESEHGYRLIGDVCFEEAVRIASAVTPVPGGVGPMTVAMLLLNTLEAAKRALCFT, encoded by the exons ATGATCCCTGTGAGAATGATGAGAAAAATGGTGTGGGAGAGAAGCATGAATAAATTATCAAGAGGTCTGAGTTCGTCTCAGATTCGAAAGCCAAGGTCTCCATCTCTTGTTTCACTTGACCTCATCGATGAGTGGTCTTCCACTTTCACTCGTTCTCACTCTCATCCAATCCAAAAATCCA CAGCCAACAATGATACTGCTAGAATAATTGATGGGAGGTCTGCTGCCGAGGAAATTAAATCAAGCATAGCTATAGAAGTTAGCAGGATGAAGGAGTCAATAGGAAAGGTCCCTGGTTTGGCTGTAATATTGGTTGGCCAAAGGCGAGATTCTCTTGCCTATGTCCGCAACAAAATAATGGCTTGCCATGAGGTTGGGTTCAGATTTTCAATTGCTGAACTCCCTGAGAGCTGTACAGAAGACGCTGTCTGTGATGCATTGTCAAATTATAACAAGGATGCATCAATCCACGGTATTCTTGTGCAGCTTCCTTTGCCACAG GGTAGAGAGCCATTGTTCATCCCGTGCACTGCTAAAGGCTGCATCGAGTTACTGCTAAGTTCTGATGTTGAAATCGTTGGGAAGAGAGCTGTAGTGATTGGGAGGAGCAACATCGTTGGATTACCtacttttttgttgttgcaG TGTGGACAATGTTTGCAGAGGCACCATGCAACAGTAAGCATTGTTCATGCATATTCAGAGAATCCAGAAATTATTACTCGTGAAGCTGATATACTTGTGGCAGCTGCTGGAGTACCTAATTTAGTCCGTGGTAGCTGGTTAAAGCCCGGAGCAGTTGTACTTGACGTAGGAATAAACCCAATTGAG GACCCTGAGAGCGAACATGGTTACCGTTTGATTGGTGATGTTTGCTTTGAAGAAGCAGTCAGGATCGCTTCTGCTGTAACCCCAGTGCCTGGAGGTGTAGGTCCCATGACAGTTGCAATGCTTCTTCTGAACACCCTTGAAGCCGCCAAACGCGCACTTTGTTTTACTTGA
- the LOC107028837 gene encoding bifunctional protein FolD 1, mitochondrial-like isoform X4: MIPVRMMRKMVWERSMNKLSRGLSSSQIRKPRSPSLVSLDLIDEWSSTFTRSHSHPIQKSTANNDTARIIDGRSAAEEIKSSIAIEVSRMKESIGKVPGLAVILVGQRRDSLAYVRNKIMACHEVGFRFSIAELPESCTEDAVCDALSNYNKDASIHGILVQLPLPQHFDEGKILNVLSLEKDVDGFHPLNIGNLAIQGREPLFIPCTAKGCIELLLSSDVEIVGKRAVVIGRSNIVGLPTFLLLQCGQCLQRHHATVSIVHAYSENPEIITREADILVAAAGVPNLVRGSWLKPGAVVLDVGINPIEDPESEHGYRLIGDVCFEEAVRIASAVTPVPGGVGPMTVAMLLLNTLEAAKRALCFT, encoded by the exons ATGATCCCTGTGAGAATGATGAGAAAAATGGTGTGGGAGAGAAGCATGAATAAATTATCAAGAGGTCTGAGTTCGTCTCAGATTCGAAAGCCAAGGTCTCCATCTCTTGTTTCACTTGACCTCATCGATGAGTGGTCTTCCACTTTCACTCGTTCTCACTCTCATCCAATCCAAAAATCCA CAGCCAACAATGATACTGCTAGAATAATTGATGGGAGGTCTGCTGCCGAGGAAATTAAATCAAGCATAGCTATAGAAGTTAGCAGGATGAAGGAGTCAATAGGAAAGGTCCCTGGTTTGGCTGTAATATTGGTTGGCCAAAGGCGAGATTCTCTTGCCTATGTCCGCAACAAAATAATGGCTTGCCATGAGGTTGGGTTCAGATTTTCAATTGCTGAACTCCCTGAGAGCTGTACAGAAGACGCTGTCTGTGATGCATTGTCAAATTATAACAAGGATGCATCAATCCACGGTATTCTTGTGCAGCTTCCTTTGCCACAG CATTTTGATGAGGGAAAGATTTTAAATGTACTAAGCTTAGAAAAAGATGTGGATGGATTTCATCCATTAAACATTGGGAACTTGGCCATTCAGGGTAGAGAGCCATTGTTCATCCCGTGCACTGCTAAAGGCTGCATCGAGTTACTGCTAAGTTCTGATGTTGAAATCGTTGGGAAGAGAGCTGTAGTGATTGGGAGGAGCAACATCGTTGGATTACCtacttttttgttgttgcaG TGTGGACAATGTTTGCAGAGGCACCATGCAACAGTAAGCATTGTTCATGCATATTCAGAGAATCCAGAAATTATTACTCGTGAAGCTGATATACTTGTGGCAGCTGCTGGAGTACCTAATTTAGTCCGTGGTAGCTGGTTAAAGCCCGGAGCAGTTGTACTTGACGTAGGAATAAACCCAATTGAG GACCCTGAGAGCGAACATGGTTACCGTTTGATTGGTGATGTTTGCTTTGAAGAAGCAGTCAGGATCGCTTCTGCTGTAACCCCAGTGCCTGGAGGTGTAGGTCCCATGACAGTTGCAATGCTTCTTCTGAACACCCTTGAAGCCGCCAAACGCGCACTTTGTTTTACTTGA
- the LOC107028837 gene encoding bifunctional protein FolD 1, mitochondrial-like isoform X7 gives MIPVRMMRKMVWERSMNKLSRGLSSSQIRKPRSPSLVSLDLIDEWSSTFTRSHSHPIQKSTNNDTARIIDGRSAAEEIKSSIAIEVSRMKESIGKVPGLAVILVGQRRDSLAYVRNKIMACHEVGFRFSIAELPESCTEDAVCDALSNYNKDASIHGILVQLPLPQHFDEGKILNVLSLEKDVDGFHPLNIGNLAIQGREPLFIPCTAKGCIELLLSSDVEIVGKRAVVIGRSNIVGLPTFLLLQRHHATVSIVHAYSENPEIITREADILVAAAGVPNLVRGSWLKPGAVVLDVGINPIEDPESEHGYRLIGDVCFEEAVRIASAVTPVPGGVGPMTVAMLLLNTLEAAKRALCFT, from the exons ATGATCCCTGTGAGAATGATGAGAAAAATGGTGTGGGAGAGAAGCATGAATAAATTATCAAGAGGTCTGAGTTCGTCTCAGATTCGAAAGCCAAGGTCTCCATCTCTTGTTTCACTTGACCTCATCGATGAGTGGTCTTCCACTTTCACTCGTTCTCACTCTCATCCAATCCAAAAATCCA CCAACAATGATACTGCTAGAATAATTGATGGGAGGTCTGCTGCCGAGGAAATTAAATCAAGCATAGCTATAGAAGTTAGCAGGATGAAGGAGTCAATAGGAAAGGTCCCTGGTTTGGCTGTAATATTGGTTGGCCAAAGGCGAGATTCTCTTGCCTATGTCCGCAACAAAATAATGGCTTGCCATGAGGTTGGGTTCAGATTTTCAATTGCTGAACTCCCTGAGAGCTGTACAGAAGACGCTGTCTGTGATGCATTGTCAAATTATAACAAGGATGCATCAATCCACGGTATTCTTGTGCAGCTTCCTTTGCCACAG CATTTTGATGAGGGAAAGATTTTAAATGTACTAAGCTTAGAAAAAGATGTGGATGGATTTCATCCATTAAACATTGGGAACTTGGCCATTCAGGGTAGAGAGCCATTGTTCATCCCGTGCACTGCTAAAGGCTGCATCGAGTTACTGCTAAGTTCTGATGTTGAAATCGTTGGGAAGAGAGCTGTAGTGATTGGGAGGAGCAACATCGTTGGATTACCtacttttttgttgttgcaG AGGCACCATGCAACAGTAAGCATTGTTCATGCATATTCAGAGAATCCAGAAATTATTACTCGTGAAGCTGATATACTTGTGGCAGCTGCTGGAGTACCTAATTTAGTCCGTGGTAGCTGGTTAAAGCCCGGAGCAGTTGTACTTGACGTAGGAATAAACCCAATTGAG GACCCTGAGAGCGAACATGGTTACCGTTTGATTGGTGATGTTTGCTTTGAAGAAGCAGTCAGGATCGCTTCTGCTGTAACCCCAGTGCCTGGAGGTGTAGGTCCCATGACAGTTGCAATGCTTCTTCTGAACACCCTTGAAGCCGCCAAACGCGCACTTTGTTTTACTTGA
- the LOC107028837 gene encoding bifunctional protein FolD 1, mitochondrial-like isoform X3: MIPVRMMRKMVWERSMNKLSRGLSSSQIRKPRSPSLVSLDLIDEWSSTFTRSHSHPIQKSTANNDTARIIDGRSAAEEIKSSIAIEVSRMKESIGKVPGLAVILVGQRRDSLAYVRNKIMACHEVGFRFSIAELPESCTEDAVCDALSNYNKDASIHGILVQLPLPQSLEQHFDEGKILNVLSLEKDVDGFHPLNIGNLAIQGREPLFIPCTAKGCIELLLSSDVEIVGKRAVVIGRSNIVGLPTFLLLQCGQCLQRHHATVSIVHAYSENPEIITREADILVAAAGVPNLVRGSWLKPGAVVLDVGINPIEDPESEHGYRLIGDVCFEEAVRIASAVTPVPGGVGPMTVAMLLLNTLEAAKRALCFT, translated from the exons ATGATCCCTGTGAGAATGATGAGAAAAATGGTGTGGGAGAGAAGCATGAATAAATTATCAAGAGGTCTGAGTTCGTCTCAGATTCGAAAGCCAAGGTCTCCATCTCTTGTTTCACTTGACCTCATCGATGAGTGGTCTTCCACTTTCACTCGTTCTCACTCTCATCCAATCCAAAAATCCA CAGCCAACAATGATACTGCTAGAATAATTGATGGGAGGTCTGCTGCCGAGGAAATTAAATCAAGCATAGCTATAGAAGTTAGCAGGATGAAGGAGTCAATAGGAAAGGTCCCTGGTTTGGCTGTAATATTGGTTGGCCAAAGGCGAGATTCTCTTGCCTATGTCCGCAACAAAATAATGGCTTGCCATGAGGTTGGGTTCAGATTTTCAATTGCTGAACTCCCTGAGAGCTGTACAGAAGACGCTGTCTGTGATGCATTGTCAAATTATAACAAGGATGCATCAATCCACGGTATTCTTGTGCAGCTTCCTTTGCCACAG TCATTGGAACAGCATTTTGATGAGGGAAAGATTTTAAATGTACTAAGCTTAGAAAAAGATGTGGATGGATTTCATCCATTAAACATTGGGAACTTGGCCATTCAGGGTAGAGAGCCATTGTTCATCCCGTGCACTGCTAAAGGCTGCATCGAGTTACTGCTAAGTTCTGATGTTGAAATCGTTGGGAAGAGAGCTGTAGTGATTGGGAGGAGCAACATCGTTGGATTACCtacttttttgttgttgcaG TGTGGACAATGTTTGCAGAGGCACCATGCAACAGTAAGCATTGTTCATGCATATTCAGAGAATCCAGAAATTATTACTCGTGAAGCTGATATACTTGTGGCAGCTGCTGGAGTACCTAATTTAGTCCGTGGTAGCTGGTTAAAGCCCGGAGCAGTTGTACTTGACGTAGGAATAAACCCAATTGAG GACCCTGAGAGCGAACATGGTTACCGTTTGATTGGTGATGTTTGCTTTGAAGAAGCAGTCAGGATCGCTTCTGCTGTAACCCCAGTGCCTGGAGGTGTAGGTCCCATGACAGTTGCAATGCTTCTTCTGAACACCCTTGAAGCCGCCAAACGCGCACTTTGTTTTACTTGA
- the LOC107028837 gene encoding bifunctional protein FolD 1, mitochondrial-like isoform X8, translating into MSGLPLSLVLTLIQSKNPFPMIEPKKKQRKVLLLVNLFSAANNDTARIIDGRSAAEEIKSSIAIEVSRMKESIGKVPGLAVILVGQRRDSLAYVRNKIMACHEVGFRFSIAELPESCTEDAVCDALSNYNKDASIHGILVQLPLPQKSLEQHFDEGKILNVLSLEKDVDGFHPLNIGNLAIQGREPLFIPCTAKGCIELLLSSDVEIVGKRAVVIGRSNIVGLPTFLLLQCGQCLQRHHATVSIVHAYSENPEIITREADILVAAAGVPNLVRGSWLKPGAVVLDVGINPIEDPESEHGYRLIGDVCFEEAVRIASAVTPVPGGVGPMTVAMLLLNTLEAAKRALCFT; encoded by the exons ATGAGTGGTCTTCCACTTTCACTCGTTCTCACTCTCATCCAATCCAAAAATCCA TTCCCTATGATTGaaccaaaaaagaaacaaagaaaagttCTGCTTctagttaatttattttcagCAGCCAACAATGATACTGCTAGAATAATTGATGGGAGGTCTGCTGCCGAGGAAATTAAATCAAGCATAGCTATAGAAGTTAGCAGGATGAAGGAGTCAATAGGAAAGGTCCCTGGTTTGGCTGTAATATTGGTTGGCCAAAGGCGAGATTCTCTTGCCTATGTCCGCAACAAAATAATGGCTTGCCATGAGGTTGGGTTCAGATTTTCAATTGCTGAACTCCCTGAGAGCTGTACAGAAGACGCTGTCTGTGATGCATTGTCAAATTATAACAAGGATGCATCAATCCACGGTATTCTTGTGCAGCTTCCTTTGCCACAG AAGTCATTGGAACAGCATTTTGATGAGGGAAAGATTTTAAATGTACTAAGCTTAGAAAAAGATGTGGATGGATTTCATCCATTAAACATTGGGAACTTGGCCATTCAGGGTAGAGAGCCATTGTTCATCCCGTGCACTGCTAAAGGCTGCATCGAGTTACTGCTAAGTTCTGATGTTGAAATCGTTGGGAAGAGAGCTGTAGTGATTGGGAGGAGCAACATCGTTGGATTACCtacttttttgttgttgcaG TGTGGACAATGTTTGCAGAGGCACCATGCAACAGTAAGCATTGTTCATGCATATTCAGAGAATCCAGAAATTATTACTCGTGAAGCTGATATACTTGTGGCAGCTGCTGGAGTACCTAATTTAGTCCGTGGTAGCTGGTTAAAGCCCGGAGCAGTTGTACTTGACGTAGGAATAAACCCAATTGAG GACCCTGAGAGCGAACATGGTTACCGTTTGATTGGTGATGTTTGCTTTGAAGAAGCAGTCAGGATCGCTTCTGCTGTAACCCCAGTGCCTGGAGGTGTAGGTCCCATGACAGTTGCAATGCTTCTTCTGAACACCCTTGAAGCCGCCAAACGCGCACTTTGTTTTACTTGA
- the LOC107028837 gene encoding bifunctional protein FolD 1, mitochondrial-like isoform X5 — translation MIPVRMMRKMVWERSMNKLSRGLSSSQIRKPRSPSLVSLDLIDEWSSTFTRSHSHPIQKSTANNDTARIIDGRSAAEEIKSSIAIEVSRMKESIGKVPGLAVILVGQRRDSLAYVRNKIMACHEVGFRFSIAELPESCTEDAVCDALSNYNKDASIHGILVQLPLPQKSLEQHFDEGKILNVLSLEKDVDGFHPLNIGNLAIQGREPLFIPCTAKGCIELLLSSDVEIVGKRAVVIGRSNIVGLPTFLLLQRHHATVSIVHAYSENPEIITREADILVAAAGVPNLVRGSWLKPGAVVLDVGINPIEDPESEHGYRLIGDVCFEEAVRIASAVTPVPGGVGPMTVAMLLLNTLEAAKRALCFT, via the exons ATGATCCCTGTGAGAATGATGAGAAAAATGGTGTGGGAGAGAAGCATGAATAAATTATCAAGAGGTCTGAGTTCGTCTCAGATTCGAAAGCCAAGGTCTCCATCTCTTGTTTCACTTGACCTCATCGATGAGTGGTCTTCCACTTTCACTCGTTCTCACTCTCATCCAATCCAAAAATCCA CAGCCAACAATGATACTGCTAGAATAATTGATGGGAGGTCTGCTGCCGAGGAAATTAAATCAAGCATAGCTATAGAAGTTAGCAGGATGAAGGAGTCAATAGGAAAGGTCCCTGGTTTGGCTGTAATATTGGTTGGCCAAAGGCGAGATTCTCTTGCCTATGTCCGCAACAAAATAATGGCTTGCCATGAGGTTGGGTTCAGATTTTCAATTGCTGAACTCCCTGAGAGCTGTACAGAAGACGCTGTCTGTGATGCATTGTCAAATTATAACAAGGATGCATCAATCCACGGTATTCTTGTGCAGCTTCCTTTGCCACAG AAGTCATTGGAACAGCATTTTGATGAGGGAAAGATTTTAAATGTACTAAGCTTAGAAAAAGATGTGGATGGATTTCATCCATTAAACATTGGGAACTTGGCCATTCAGGGTAGAGAGCCATTGTTCATCCCGTGCACTGCTAAAGGCTGCATCGAGTTACTGCTAAGTTCTGATGTTGAAATCGTTGGGAAGAGAGCTGTAGTGATTGGGAGGAGCAACATCGTTGGATTACCtacttttttgttgttgcaG AGGCACCATGCAACAGTAAGCATTGTTCATGCATATTCAGAGAATCCAGAAATTATTACTCGTGAAGCTGATATACTTGTGGCAGCTGCTGGAGTACCTAATTTAGTCCGTGGTAGCTGGTTAAAGCCCGGAGCAGTTGTACTTGACGTAGGAATAAACCCAATTGAG GACCCTGAGAGCGAACATGGTTACCGTTTGATTGGTGATGTTTGCTTTGAAGAAGCAGTCAGGATCGCTTCTGCTGTAACCCCAGTGCCTGGAGGTGTAGGTCCCATGACAGTTGCAATGCTTCTTCTGAACACCCTTGAAGCCGCCAAACGCGCACTTTGTTTTACTTGA
- the LOC107028837 gene encoding bifunctional protein FolD 1, mitochondrial-like isoform X9, with translation MSGLPLSLVLTLIQSKNPFPMIEPKKKQRKVLLLVNLFSAANNDTARIIDGRSAAEEIKSSIAIEVSRMKESIGKVPGLAVILVGQRRDSLAYVRNKIMACHEVGFRFSIAELPESCTEDAVCDALSNYNKDASIHGILVQLPLPQHFDEGKILNVLSLEKDVDGFHPLNIGNLAIQGREPLFIPCTAKGCIELLLSSDVEIVGKRAVVIGRSNIVGLPTFLLLQCGQCLQRHHATVSIVHAYSENPEIITREADILVAAAGVPNLVRGSWLKPGAVVLDVGINPIEDPESEHGYRLIGDVCFEEAVRIASAVTPVPGGVGPMTVAMLLLNTLEAAKRALCFT, from the exons ATGAGTGGTCTTCCACTTTCACTCGTTCTCACTCTCATCCAATCCAAAAATCCA TTCCCTATGATTGaaccaaaaaagaaacaaagaaaagttCTGCTTctagttaatttattttcagCAGCCAACAATGATACTGCTAGAATAATTGATGGGAGGTCTGCTGCCGAGGAAATTAAATCAAGCATAGCTATAGAAGTTAGCAGGATGAAGGAGTCAATAGGAAAGGTCCCTGGTTTGGCTGTAATATTGGTTGGCCAAAGGCGAGATTCTCTTGCCTATGTCCGCAACAAAATAATGGCTTGCCATGAGGTTGGGTTCAGATTTTCAATTGCTGAACTCCCTGAGAGCTGTACAGAAGACGCTGTCTGTGATGCATTGTCAAATTATAACAAGGATGCATCAATCCACGGTATTCTTGTGCAGCTTCCTTTGCCACAG CATTTTGATGAGGGAAAGATTTTAAATGTACTAAGCTTAGAAAAAGATGTGGATGGATTTCATCCATTAAACATTGGGAACTTGGCCATTCAGGGTAGAGAGCCATTGTTCATCCCGTGCACTGCTAAAGGCTGCATCGAGTTACTGCTAAGTTCTGATGTTGAAATCGTTGGGAAGAGAGCTGTAGTGATTGGGAGGAGCAACATCGTTGGATTACCtacttttttgttgttgcaG TGTGGACAATGTTTGCAGAGGCACCATGCAACAGTAAGCATTGTTCATGCATATTCAGAGAATCCAGAAATTATTACTCGTGAAGCTGATATACTTGTGGCAGCTGCTGGAGTACCTAATTTAGTCCGTGGTAGCTGGTTAAAGCCCGGAGCAGTTGTACTTGACGTAGGAATAAACCCAATTGAG GACCCTGAGAGCGAACATGGTTACCGTTTGATTGGTGATGTTTGCTTTGAAGAAGCAGTCAGGATCGCTTCTGCTGTAACCCCAGTGCCTGGAGGTGTAGGTCCCATGACAGTTGCAATGCTTCTTCTGAACACCCTTGAAGCCGCCAAACGCGCACTTTGTTTTACTTGA